In the Chlorobium limicola DSM 245 genome, one interval contains:
- a CDS encoding RNA recognition motif domain-containing protein encodes MNIYIGNLPYSVTEDDLRDVFSQFGQVDSANIITDKFSGRSKGFGFVDMPIDGEAREAIESMNDKDLKGRTIKVNEARPREERPARRDRY; translated from the coding sequence ATGAATATCTACATTGGCAATTTACCCTACTCCGTTACCGAAGACGATCTTCGTGATGTATTCTCCCAGTTCGGACAGGTCGACAGCGCTAACATCATCACCGACAAGTTTTCAGGCCGCTCGAAAGGGTTTGGGTTTGTTGACATGCCTATCGACGGTGAAGCCCGCGAAGCTATCGAATCCATGAACGACAAGGATCTTAAAGGCCGTACCATAAAGGTTAACGAAGCCAGGCCACGTGAAGAACGCCCCGCAAGAAGAGACCGCTATTGA